One window of the Nitrospiraceae bacterium genome contains the following:
- a CDS encoding HEAT repeat domain-containing protein, with protein sequence MLHRLSRWNPIRLLFFFSPRNEHERNAGWPRQRLAIRYLRTAWSASVLLISLTLTISLTDRLWANEAPLTKPSWSQEDQKILQNIHTILVAGTVQTWLNVPSPPYNVGITLKLKLEDAGFQVVFDPKQPHDAILYIQYEEIPSGQFQVLEQATAIRYDMKLVHDRLGQVFSHHFEAEPNAIPLGSLYWDAIGNLEEDPYYCFVGDLIRGYIDGDQNAQDMLMEVLVRPFTQNELVNAAGARGATQAIVQQRARLKIIQELGQGVFHTPEAEAVLWTVAKKAQPNERGAAMTQLGEIGDTTFLSPLTTLLEKETDPEVRSAAEHAIQLIESR encoded by the coding sequence ATGCTTCACCGTCTCAGCCGATGGAATCCGATCAGACTTCTTTTCTTTTTTTCCCCACGAAACGAACATGAACGAAATGCCGGGTGGCCACGACAGCGATTAGCCATCCGATACCTGAGGACTGCGTGGAGCGCGTCTGTCCTCCTCATCAGTCTGACCCTGACGATTTCTCTCACGGATAGACTGTGGGCAAATGAAGCGCCACTAACCAAGCCTTCATGGTCTCAGGAGGATCAAAAGATTCTACAAAACATTCACACCATCCTCGTCGCCGGCACCGTCCAAACCTGGTTGAATGTGCCGAGTCCACCCTACAATGTGGGGATAACCTTGAAACTCAAACTGGAAGATGCGGGGTTCCAGGTGGTCTTTGATCCCAAGCAACCACATGATGCCATTCTCTACATTCAATATGAGGAAATACCCAGTGGACAGTTTCAAGTGTTGGAACAAGCGACAGCTATCCGCTACGACATGAAGCTGGTGCATGACCGATTGGGTCAAGTCTTTTCACATCACTTTGAAGCAGAACCCAATGCGATTCCCCTCGGGAGTCTGTATTGGGATGCGATCGGTAATCTGGAGGAAGACCCCTATTACTGTTTTGTAGGAGATCTCATTCGGGGATACATTGATGGAGACCAGAATGCCCAGGACATGTTAATGGAGGTGTTGGTCAGGCCCTTTACCCAGAATGAGTTGGTTAATGCGGCCGGAGCTCGAGGCGCCACTCAGGCTATTGTCCAACAACGCGCCAGGTTGAAAATCATTCAGGAACTAGGACAGGGGGTGTTTCATACCCCTGAAGCGGAGGCTGTCTTATGGACAGTCGCCAAAAAAGCACAACCCAACGAACGGGGGGCGGCCATGACTCAACTTGGCGAGATTGGCGACACCACGTTTCTCTCTCCACTTACAACATTATTGGAAAAAGAAACCGATCCGGAAGTCCGATCGGCTGCGGAGCATGCGATCCAACTTATTGAATCCCGGTAA